The following are from one region of the Simiduia agarivorans SA1 = DSM 21679 genome:
- the mgtE gene encoding magnesium transporter — protein sequence MEANEIITHEPLVNPVLSELASDEGQLSEETRESIIALPSEAIAALLESLPAEQRLKVWELISADEQGDVLFEMHDDARRHLINDMDEAELRSMAARLSPQELVELNELIPPKLYSRRLKLMSIKEQTAVNTAMRFDEDQVGRNIDSDFISISETLTSQQVMRLLRQWQIPSNTDLLCLVNDEGLYAGSVQLTDLFNAHPQQAIAELKLEEDPAIAAEMHMSEVADRNYQNHHAMMPVVDETGQLLGRITSQDILGWVQDDAEAAMLNQAGLSEDEDLFAPVKRSAKRRAVWLGINLFTALLASWTIGLFEATLEQVVALAILMPIVASMGGIAGSQTLTLAIRGLALGHLSMSNAMLIFKKEIAVGLLNGVVWAVVIGAMAGFWFQQVAIGMVIGAAILVNLIFAAISGVLIPLMLDKLKIDPALSGAVILTTVTDVVGFFAFLGLGSLFLV from the coding sequence TTGGAAGCAAACGAGATAATCACCCACGAACCTCTGGTCAACCCGGTGCTGAGCGAACTCGCCAGCGACGAGGGCCAACTGTCGGAGGAAACCCGTGAATCGATTATCGCGTTACCCAGTGAAGCCATTGCGGCGCTGCTCGAGTCTTTACCGGCCGAGCAGCGACTCAAGGTCTGGGAATTAATCAGTGCAGACGAACAGGGCGATGTCCTGTTTGAGATGCACGACGACGCCCGCCGTCACCTCATCAACGACATGGATGAAGCCGAGCTTCGGTCCATGGCCGCGCGCCTGAGCCCGCAGGAACTGGTTGAGCTGAATGAGCTGATTCCGCCCAAGCTGTATTCCCGCCGCCTGAAACTGATGAGTATCAAAGAGCAGACCGCCGTTAACACGGCCATGCGCTTTGATGAGGATCAGGTGGGCCGCAATATCGATTCGGATTTTATCTCGATTTCCGAAACCCTCACGTCGCAGCAAGTGATGCGCTTGTTGCGCCAATGGCAGATTCCGTCCAACACCGACCTGTTGTGTCTGGTGAATGACGAAGGGCTGTACGCCGGCTCGGTGCAGTTAACCGACCTGTTCAATGCCCATCCCCAGCAAGCCATTGCCGAACTCAAACTGGAAGAAGATCCCGCCATAGCGGCCGAAATGCACATGAGCGAAGTGGCCGACCGCAACTACCAGAACCACCACGCGATGATGCCGGTGGTGGATGAAACTGGTCAGCTGTTGGGGCGGATTACCTCCCAGGACATTCTGGGTTGGGTACAGGATGACGCCGAAGCCGCCATGTTGAACCAGGCCGGTCTGTCCGAAGACGAAGATTTATTTGCGCCGGTCAAGCGCTCGGCCAAACGCCGGGCCGTGTGGTTGGGTATCAACCTGTTCACGGCACTGCTGGCGTCCTGGACCATCGGCTTGTTTGAAGCCACTCTGGAGCAGGTCGTGGCGCTTGCGATTCTGATGCCGATCGTCGCCAGTATGGGCGGCATTGCGGGTTCTCAAACTCTCACACTGGCAATCCGCGGCCTGGCCCTGGGGCATTTATCCATGTCCAACGCCATGCTCATTTTCAAAAAGGAAATTGCCGTGGGCTTGCTCAACGGCGTGGTGTGGGCGGTGGTCATTGGGGCCATGGCGGGTTTCTGGTTCCAGCAGGTGGCTATCGGTATGGTGATTGGCGCCGCGATTCTGGTGAACCTGATATTTGCTGCCATCAGCGG
- the ettA gene encoding energy-dependent translational throttle protein EttA — protein sequence MAQYVYTMNRLGKIVPPKREILKDISLSFFPGAKIGVLGLNGAGKSTLLRIMAGVDQDFNGEARPMPGIKVGYLPQEPQLDEAKDVRGNVEDGMREAVDALKELDAIYAAYAEPEADFDALAKQQAKCEDIIAAWDAHNMEHTLEVAADALRLPPWDADVSKLSGGEKRRVALCRLLLSRPDMLLLDEPTNHLDAESVHWLERFLCEFEGTVVAITHDRYFLDNAAGWILELDRGHGIPYEGNYSSWLEQKEARLAQEQRTEAAHQKAMKAELEWVRQNPKGRQAKSKARVARFEEMQSQEFQKRNETNEIYIPPGERLGDKVIEFNGVTKAFGDRVLIDNLSFSIPKGAVVGIIGGNGAGKSTLFRMIAGREQPDSGSISIGETVKLAFVEQSRESLKDEDTVWNAISGGADILKIGNYEVSSRSYVGRFNFKGTDQQKRVGELSGGERGRLHLANTLKQGANVLLLDEPSNDLDVETLRALEEAILAFPGCVLVISHDRWFLDRIATHILAYEGDSDVVFFEGNYTEYHEDFVKRKGANATPQRMKYKRLK from the coding sequence ATGGCGCAATACGTTTATACCATGAATCGCCTGGGCAAGATCGTGCCGCCCAAGCGTGAAATCCTGAAGGACATCTCTCTGTCCTTCTTCCCGGGCGCGAAAATCGGCGTTTTGGGTCTCAATGGTGCGGGTAAATCCACTTTATTGCGCATTATGGCCGGGGTCGACCAGGATTTTAACGGCGAAGCCCGCCCCATGCCCGGCATCAAAGTGGGCTACCTGCCGCAGGAACCCCAGTTGGATGAAGCCAAAGACGTGCGCGGCAACGTAGAAGATGGCATGCGCGAAGCCGTGGATGCGCTTAAAGAGCTGGACGCGATCTATGCCGCCTACGCCGAGCCCGAAGCGGACTTTGACGCGCTGGCGAAGCAGCAGGCCAAATGTGAAGACATTATCGCTGCCTGGGATGCGCACAACATGGAGCACACTCTCGAGGTGGCGGCCGATGCCCTGCGTTTGCCGCCGTGGGACGCGGACGTGAGCAAGCTCTCCGGCGGTGAAAAACGCCGTGTGGCACTGTGCCGGCTGTTATTGTCGCGCCCGGACATGCTGTTACTGGACGAACCCACCAACCACCTGGACGCCGAGTCGGTGCATTGGCTGGAGCGTTTCCTGTGTGAATTTGAGGGTACCGTGGTCGCCATTACCCACGACCGTTACTTCCTCGACAACGCCGCCGGCTGGATTCTGGAACTCGACCGCGGTCATGGCATTCCCTATGAGGGCAATTACTCCAGCTGGCTGGAGCAGAAAGAGGCGCGTCTGGCGCAGGAGCAACGCACCGAAGCCGCACACCAGAAAGCCATGAAGGCGGAACTGGAGTGGGTGCGCCAGAACCCCAAAGGGCGTCAGGCGAAAAGCAAGGCGCGCGTGGCCCGGTTCGAAGAAATGCAGAGCCAGGAATTCCAGAAGCGCAACGAAACCAACGAAATCTATATTCCGCCGGGCGAACGCCTGGGCGACAAGGTGATCGAATTCAACGGTGTGACCAAAGCCTTTGGTGATCGCGTGTTGATCGACAACTTAAGCTTCAGCATCCCCAAAGGTGCTGTGGTGGGCATCATCGGCGGTAACGGTGCCGGTAAATCGACCCTGTTCCGCATGATTGCCGGCCGCGAACAGCCCGATAGCGGCAGCATCAGCATCGGTGAAACGGTCAAGCTCGCGTTTGTGGAGCAAAGCCGCGAAAGCCTGAAGGATGAAGATACCGTGTGGAATGCCATTTCCGGTGGTGCCGATATCCTGAAAATCGGCAACTACGAAGTGAGCAGCCGTAGCTACGTAGGGCGTTTTAATTTCAAGGGCACCGACCAGCAAAAACGCGTGGGCGAATTGTCCGGGGGTGAGCGCGGTCGTCTGCACCTGGCCAATACACTGAAGCAAGGCGCCAACGTGCTGTTGTTGGACGAACCGTCCAACGATCTGGACGTGGAAACCCTGCGCGCGCTGGAAGAAGCCATTCTGGCGTTCCCCGGCTGTGTGTTGGTGATTTCGCACGACCGCTGGTTCCTGGACCGGATTGCCACCCATATTCTGGCTTACGAGGGTGACTCGGACGTAGTGTTCTTTGAAGGCAACTACACTGAGTACCATGAAGACTTCGTTAAGCGTAAAGGTGCCAACGCGACGCCCCAGCGGATGAAGTACAAGCGGTTGAAATAA